The following are encoded together in the Streptomyces flavofungini genome:
- a CDS encoding metal-dependent transcriptional regulator, whose protein sequence is MTRLIDTTEMYLRTVLELEEEGVAPLRARIAERLDQSGPTVSQTVARMARDGLLRVAADRHLELTEEGRRTATRVMRKHRLAECLLVDVIGLQWEEAHAEACRWEHVMSEAVERRVVRLLRHPTQSPYGNPIPGLDELGEERAAGPGPDESVVSLSDLEPGPEGTRAVVRRIRESVQTDPQVMDALGRAGVRPGAVVSVTSAPGGVLVGSGEAAAELPARTAAHVCVTEH, encoded by the coding sequence ATGACCCGACTCATCGACACCACGGAGATGTATCTGCGCACGGTCCTGGAGCTGGAGGAGGAAGGCGTGGCCCCGCTGCGGGCCCGCATCGCCGAACGCCTGGACCAGAGCGGCCCCACGGTCAGCCAGACCGTGGCCCGCATGGCGCGCGACGGACTGCTGCGCGTGGCCGCCGACCGGCACTTGGAGCTGACGGAGGAGGGGCGGCGGACCGCCACGCGCGTGATGCGCAAGCACCGCCTCGCGGAGTGCCTGCTCGTCGACGTGATCGGGCTCCAGTGGGAGGAGGCCCACGCCGAGGCCTGCCGCTGGGAACATGTGATGAGCGAGGCCGTCGAGCGCCGCGTCGTGCGGCTGCTGCGGCACCCGACGCAGTCGCCCTACGGCAACCCCATCCCGGGCCTCGATGAACTGGGCGAGGAGCGCGCCGCGGGGCCGGGCCCCGACGAGAGCGTGGTCAGTCTCAGCGACCTCGAACCCGGCCCTGAGGGCACGCGTGCGGTCGTACGGCGGATCAGGGAGAGCGTCCAGACCGACCCGCAGGTGATGGACGCCCTGGGGCGGGCGGGGGTGCGGCCCGGCGCGGTCGTGAGCGTGACGTCGGCGCCCGGCGGCGTCCTTGTCGGCAGTGGCGAAGCGGCCGCCGAACTCCCCGCGCGGACCGCCGCGCACGTGTGCGTGACGGAGCACTGA
- a CDS encoding YbhB/YbcL family Raf kinase inhibitor-like protein, which produces MNANDPFARLPEAASFTVTSTNVTDGAAWSPEQLSAGVPGGKDVSPQLSWSGAPEGTKSYAVTVYDPDAPTGSGFWHWAVADIPATVTELPEGAGDDTGSGLPDGAFQLPNDARLARYIGAAPPAGHGPHRYFVVVHALDVESLGVPAEATPAFLGFNIAGHLLGRAVLTATAETSA; this is translated from the coding sequence ATGAACGCCAACGACCCCTTCGCCCGCCTCCCCGAGGCGGCCTCTTTCACCGTGACGAGCACCAACGTCACCGACGGCGCCGCCTGGTCGCCCGAGCAGCTCTCCGCCGGCGTCCCCGGCGGCAAGGACGTCTCGCCGCAGCTGTCGTGGAGCGGCGCCCCGGAAGGCACGAAGAGCTACGCGGTCACGGTCTACGACCCCGACGCCCCCACCGGGTCCGGGTTCTGGCACTGGGCGGTCGCCGACATCCCCGCCACCGTCACCGAGCTGCCGGAGGGCGCGGGCGACGACACCGGCTCGGGCCTGCCCGACGGCGCCTTCCAACTGCCCAACGACGCCCGCCTGGCCCGCTACATCGGCGCCGCCCCGCCCGCGGGCCACGGCCCGCACCGCTACTTCGTCGTGGTGCACGCCCTCGACGTCGAGTCCCTCGGTGTCCCCGCGGAGGCCACCCCGGCCTTCCTCGGCTTCAACATCGCCGGTCACCTACTCGGCCGCGCGGTCCTGACCGCCACCGCCGAGACCTCCGCCTGA
- a CDS encoding GntR family transcriptional regulator: MTQTVHTSPPPEGRPGNQSGKQSGKQMLSEQVHAHLRDAIMRGDFAPGDALKPQDLAKEQGVSLAVVREALVRLVGEGLADRLHNRGFAVPAFSDRRWQEIAEARRTVEPVVLRMSVERGDVDWEARVRAAHHRLARTPAYEPGEGEYYSGAWSEAHRVFHRTLLEGCGNPVLLDTFDRMWTASELARRWSAYRDPDRDGIGEHRRLEEAALARDADAAAEVLVRHLTQTATALRTG; encoded by the coding sequence ATGACGCAGACGGTTCACACCTCGCCCCCGCCGGAAGGGCGGCCCGGGAATCAGTCCGGCAAGCAGTCCGGGAAGCAGATGCTCTCCGAGCAGGTCCACGCGCATCTGCGGGACGCGATCATGCGCGGGGACTTCGCCCCGGGGGACGCCCTCAAGCCGCAGGACCTGGCCAAGGAGCAGGGCGTGAGCCTGGCCGTCGTACGCGAAGCGCTCGTGCGGCTGGTCGGCGAAGGCCTCGCCGACCGCCTGCACAACCGCGGCTTCGCCGTCCCGGCCTTCTCCGACCGCCGCTGGCAGGAGATCGCCGAGGCCCGCAGGACCGTCGAACCGGTCGTCCTGCGCATGTCCGTCGAGCGCGGAGACGTCGACTGGGAGGCCCGCGTACGAGCCGCCCACCACCGCCTGGCCCGCACCCCGGCGTACGAACCGGGGGAGGGTGAGTACTACAGCGGCGCCTGGTCCGAGGCCCACCGCGTCTTCCACCGCACCCTGCTCGAAGGCTGTGGCAACCCCGTCCTGCTCGACACCTTCGACCGCATGTGGACCGCGAGCGAACTGGCCCGCCGTTGGTCGGCGTACCGCGACCCCGACCGGGACGGAATCGGCGAGCACCGTCGCCTGGAGGAGGCCGCCCTGGCCCGCGACGCGGACGCGGCCGCCGAGGTCCTGGTCCGGCACCTCACCCAGACGGCGACCGCGCTGAGGACCGGCTAG
- a CDS encoding ROK family transcriptional regulator, giving the protein MAERSSRTVRDLRLGNRASVLRRLYFHGPMSRQALGGATGLSSGSVSNVVAELTADHLLEEAGVVESDGGRPRTLLRVAPGSGHLIGVDVGETRVRVEAFDLALTELARTDRPLTPTGHDVEAVVAHIRDGVAEVTAAAGLTAGEGLIGVGVGVPGIVETTAPGGALVHGQTVGWDAVPLESLLREAVRLPPGTAYFIDNGARALGQAEMWFGGGRGVRDAVIVLFGSGVGACVVTDGVIHGGPGEWGHLTVHVRGRRCRCGALGCLEAYAGAEALLERWREAGGEPPGTGEEDGVAALLAAARPEDGGAADPVARAVLDETAEYLGAAISGLVNLFGPERVLVGGWAGLALGPHLLPAVREHAAAYSLRRPAARVTVALGELGPDAVTVGAATLPLADFLARGGRRREEAGEAPGAGPSLGPAARAAL; this is encoded by the coding sequence ATGGCCGAGCGGAGCAGCCGAACCGTGCGTGACCTGCGCCTGGGCAACCGGGCTTCGGTGCTGCGCCGGTTGTACTTCCACGGGCCGATGAGCCGCCAGGCGCTCGGCGGCGCGACCGGGCTCAGCTCCGGCTCCGTCAGCAACGTTGTCGCCGAACTCACCGCCGATCACCTCCTGGAGGAGGCCGGCGTCGTGGAGTCCGACGGCGGCCGCCCCCGCACCCTGCTGCGCGTGGCCCCCGGCAGCGGCCACCTCATCGGCGTGGACGTCGGTGAGACTCGCGTCCGCGTCGAGGCCTTCGACCTCGCCCTCACCGAACTGGCCCGCACCGACCGCCCGTTGACCCCGACCGGCCACGACGTCGAGGCCGTCGTCGCCCACATCCGCGACGGCGTCGCCGAAGTCACCGCCGCCGCCGGGCTCACGGCGGGCGAGGGCCTGATCGGCGTCGGCGTCGGCGTCCCCGGCATCGTCGAGACCACCGCCCCCGGCGGCGCCCTCGTCCACGGCCAGACCGTCGGCTGGGACGCGGTACCCCTGGAGTCCTTGCTCCGTGAGGCCGTCCGACTCCCGCCCGGGACCGCGTACTTCATCGACAACGGCGCTCGCGCGCTCGGCCAGGCCGAGATGTGGTTCGGCGGCGGCCGCGGGGTGCGCGACGCCGTCATCGTCCTGTTCGGCTCCGGCGTCGGCGCGTGCGTCGTCACCGACGGCGTCATCCACGGCGGGCCCGGCGAGTGGGGGCACCTGACGGTGCACGTGCGGGGGCGGCGCTGCCGGTGCGGGGCGCTCGGCTGCCTGGAGGCGTACGCGGGGGCGGAGGCGCTCCTGGAGCGCTGGCGCGAGGCGGGGGGCGAGCCGCCCGGGACCGGCGAGGAGGACGGGGTCGCCGCGCTGCTCGCGGCCGCTCGCCCTGAGGACGGCGGCGCCGCCGACCCCGTGGCGCGGGCCGTCCTCGACGAGACCGCCGAGTACCTGGGCGCGGCCATCTCCGGCCTGGTGAACCTCTTCGGCCCCGAACGCGTCCTCGTCGGCGGCTGGGCCGGGCTCGCCCTCGGCCCGCACCTCCTGCCCGCCGTCCGCGAGCACGCCGCCGCGTACTCCCTGCGCCGTCCCGCGGCCCGCGTCACCGTGGCACTCGGCGAGCTGGGCCCGGACGCGGTGACGGTGGGCGCGGCGACGCTGCCGCTCGCGGACTTCCTGGCGCGGGGCGGGCGGCGGCGCGAGGAGGCCGGGGAGGCGCCGGGGGCGGGGCCGTCGCTCGGCCCGGCGGCGCGCGCGGCGCTCTGA
- a CDS encoding alpha/beta fold hydrolase: protein MPYITVGTENSASIDLYYEDHGSGRPVVLIHGYPLDGHSWEKQVPALLESGHRVITYDRRGFGRSSRPTTGYDYDTFASDLDILMRTLDLRDAVLVGFSMGSGEVTRYVSTYGTERVGKAAFLGLLQPFLLKTDDNPRGVDQSVFDGILAAVKADRYAYFDAFYADFYNTDETLGSRLSEAALRASWNVAAGASAHASVAAVPTWTTDFREDSAAIAASGIPTLLLHGTADRILPIDATARAFREILPNSTYVEIEGAPHGLLWTHAEEVNEALVAFLGK from the coding sequence ATGCCGTACATCACCGTCGGTACCGAGAACAGCGCGTCGATCGACCTCTACTACGAGGACCACGGCAGCGGCCGCCCCGTGGTCCTCATCCACGGCTACCCGCTGGACGGGCACTCCTGGGAGAAGCAGGTGCCGGCCCTCCTGGAGTCCGGACACCGCGTCATCACCTACGACCGCCGCGGCTTCGGCCGGTCCAGCCGGCCGACGACCGGCTACGACTACGACACCTTCGCCTCGGACCTCGACATCCTGATGCGGACGCTGGACCTGCGGGACGCGGTGCTCGTCGGGTTCTCGATGGGCAGCGGCGAGGTCACCCGCTACGTGTCGACGTACGGGACCGAGCGCGTCGGCAAGGCCGCCTTCCTCGGACTGCTCCAGCCGTTCCTGCTCAAGACGGACGACAACCCGCGCGGCGTCGACCAGTCCGTCTTCGACGGCATACTCGCCGCCGTGAAGGCCGACCGGTACGCCTACTTCGACGCGTTCTACGCCGACTTCTACAACACCGACGAGACCCTCGGCTCCCGTCTCAGCGAGGCGGCGCTGCGCGCCAGCTGGAACGTGGCCGCGGGCGCGTCGGCCCACGCCTCGGTCGCGGCCGTGCCGACCTGGACCACGGACTTCCGGGAGGACTCCGCCGCCATCGCCGCGTCCGGCATCCCCACGCTGCTGCTGCACGGCACCGCCGACCGCATCCTGCCGATCGACGCCACCGCCCGCGCGTTCCGCGAGATCCTGCCGAACTCCACGTACGTCGAGATCGAGGGCGCCCCGCACGGCCTGCTGTGGACCCACGCCGAGGAAGTGAACGAGGCGCTGGTCGCCTTCCTGGGGAAGTGA
- a CDS encoding MarR family winged helix-turn-helix transcriptional regulator has translation MEGTREDKSPLAELLCFDLYAASRSVTAVYRVLLDPLGLTYPQYLVMLVLWRRDESTVRELVEELRLDYNTLSPLLKRLEARGLLERRRRPDDERSVAVVLTAEGRAMRKQAAHVPAAIGEAMGVDESEIAALQAVLRRITVNAGARAAESGARRS, from the coding sequence ATGGAAGGCACCAGGGAAGACAAGTCACCGCTGGCCGAGCTGCTCTGCTTCGACCTCTACGCGGCCTCGCGCAGCGTCACGGCCGTGTACCGGGTCCTCCTCGACCCCCTGGGGCTGACCTACCCCCAGTACCTGGTGATGCTGGTGCTGTGGCGGCGGGACGAGAGCACGGTCCGTGAGCTGGTGGAGGAGCTGCGGCTCGACTACAACACGCTGTCCCCGCTTCTGAAGCGACTGGAGGCGCGGGGCCTGCTCGAGCGCCGCCGCCGTCCGGACGACGAGCGCTCGGTCGCCGTGGTCCTCACCGCAGAGGGGCGCGCGATGCGGAAGCAGGCGGCACATGTGCCCGCCGCCATCGGCGAGGCGATGGGCGTGGACGAGTCGGAGATCGCCGCGCTGCAGGCGGTGCTGCGGAGGATCACGGTGAACGCGGGGGCTCGGGCCGCGGAGTCGGGTGCGCGTCGCTCCTAG
- a CDS encoding alanine racemase codes for MAIPLPDGLATPALVVDPDVLDRNIARMAEASRAQGFALRPHAKSHKSAQIADRQLRSGARGLSVATVGEAEAFARAGVEDLFIAYPVWLDAAKARRLRRLADDAAVRVGVESVEGARRLGDAVRGSDRAVEVLVEVDSGSRRTGVRPDAAGEVGEAAADAGLDVVGVFTFPGHGYGHDAQARERAARDEERTLGEAAQALRDLGLGVRVVSGGSTPTVGQWQPGTVNELRPGVYVFNDATQLAIGTCSVEDLALVAAATVISVPAPDRFVLDVGSKVLGSDRSSWVTGHGYLPQYPQGAVTGLWEHHAVVRLPEGVRGPRLGSLVAVVPNHICTPVNLADELLVVRDHEVIDRWQVTARGANT; via the coding sequence ATGGCGATACCGCTGCCCGATGGGCTGGCCACGCCGGCGCTGGTGGTCGATCCGGATGTGCTGGACAGGAACATCGCGCGGATGGCGGAGGCATCGCGGGCCCAAGGGTTCGCCCTGCGTCCGCACGCCAAGAGCCACAAGTCCGCGCAGATCGCGGACCGACAGCTCCGGTCCGGCGCGCGCGGCCTCTCGGTGGCCACGGTCGGCGAGGCCGAGGCGTTCGCCCGCGCGGGCGTGGAGGACCTGTTCATCGCCTACCCCGTGTGGCTCGACGCCGCCAAGGCGCGGCGGCTGCGCCGGTTGGCGGACGACGCCGCCGTGAGAGTCGGGGTGGAGTCGGTCGAGGGCGCGCGGCGGCTGGGGGACGCCGTGCGCGGCAGCGACCGGGCGGTCGAGGTGCTCGTCGAGGTCGACAGCGGGAGCCGGCGGACGGGGGTGCGGCCCGACGCCGCCGGAGAGGTCGGCGAGGCGGCCGCCGACGCGGGCCTGGACGTGGTCGGTGTGTTCACGTTCCCGGGGCACGGCTACGGCCATGACGCCCAGGCGCGCGAGCGGGCCGCGCGGGACGAGGAGCGCACGCTGGGTGAGGCCGCACAGGCGCTGCGGGACCTCGGACTCGGCGTCCGTGTCGTCAGCGGCGGATCGACTCCGACGGTGGGGCAGTGGCAGCCCGGCACGGTGAACGAGCTGCGGCCCGGTGTCTACGTCTTCAACGACGCCACGCAACTGGCCATCGGCACCTGCTCGGTGGAGGACCTCGCGCTGGTCGCGGCGGCGACGGTGATCAGCGTTCCCGCACCGGACCGCTTCGTGCTCGATGTCGGCAGCAAGGTCCTCGGCTCCGACCGGTCGTCATGGGTGACGGGCCACGGCTACCTGCCGCAGTACCCGCAGGGAGCCGTCACGGGGCTGTGGGAGCACCACGCCGTGGTGCGCCTTCCAGAAGGGGTGCGAGGGCCACGCCTGGGGTCGTTGGTCGCCGTCGTCCCCAACCACATCTGCACGCCCGTGAACCTCGCCGACGAGCTGTTGGTCGTCCGCGACCACGAGGTGATCGACCGCTGGCAGGTCACAGCACGTGGTGCCAACACCTGA
- a CDS encoding ABC transporter ATP-binding protein has product MYRHFKPHRGVVALGALFTLIGAATGLAQPVAVEQLVSRLQDDESITSILVLLTGLLVIGTAVESVGSYILERTAQSVVLDSRRSLIGRLLRLKVAEIERVQPGDLMSRVTSDTTLLQAVTTQAVVSAFSGALTVVATIVMMAFMDPVLLGVTLGVIVLIGAATGLVMPKISKATQRSQEAVGMISTALERAFGAFRTLKASGAEEREVAKVEAAAREAWRHGVKSAKWQAVAWSSMGFAIQVSFLAVLGVGGARVASEAISVATLVAFLMLLFYLIDPVSRLVDAVTQYQVGSAAVARIVQAERMETEEAAVVEDQADRPGRAAGRRAAVERPASVLFQDVTFRYRPDLPHVHHGVTFAVPGPGMTAFVGPSGAGKTTVFGLVERFYDATGGRVLVDGRDVQDWPLAELRATIGYVEQDAPVLAGTLRENLLFAAPDATDADIRDVLVRARLDGLVEKLPDGLETVVGHRGSKLSGGERQRVAIARALLRKPRLLLLDEATSQLDAVNELALRDVVAEVSKTVTVLVVAHRLSTVTLADRIVVMDAGRVRAVGTHDELVERDPLYGELAATQFLATS; this is encoded by the coding sequence CTGTACCGCCACTTCAAGCCGCACCGCGGCGTCGTGGCGCTCGGCGCGCTGTTCACGCTCATCGGCGCCGCCACCGGCCTCGCGCAGCCGGTCGCGGTCGAGCAGTTGGTGAGCCGGCTCCAGGACGACGAGTCGATCACCTCGATCCTCGTCCTGCTCACGGGTCTCCTGGTGATCGGGACGGCCGTCGAGTCTGTCGGCAGCTACATCCTGGAACGCACCGCGCAGTCCGTCGTCCTCGACTCCCGCCGGTCCCTCATCGGCCGCCTGCTGCGCCTGAAGGTCGCGGAGATCGAGCGCGTGCAGCCCGGCGACCTGATGTCCCGCGTCACCTCGGACACCACGCTGCTCCAGGCCGTCACCACGCAGGCCGTGGTGTCCGCGTTCTCCGGGGCGCTCACCGTCGTCGCGACCATCGTGATGATGGCCTTCATGGATCCGGTCCTCCTCGGCGTCACACTCGGCGTGATCGTCCTCATCGGCGCCGCCACCGGCCTGGTCATGCCGAAGATCTCCAAGGCCACCCAGCGCTCCCAGGAGGCCGTGGGCATGATCTCGACGGCCCTCGAGCGGGCCTTCGGCGCGTTCCGGACCCTGAAGGCCTCCGGCGCGGAGGAGCGTGAGGTCGCCAAGGTCGAGGCGGCCGCGCGGGAGGCCTGGCGGCACGGCGTGAAGTCCGCCAAGTGGCAGGCGGTGGCGTGGAGTTCGATGGGCTTCGCGATCCAGGTGTCGTTCCTCGCGGTGCTCGGTGTCGGCGGCGCCCGCGTCGCCTCCGAGGCGATCTCCGTCGCGACCCTCGTGGCGTTCCTGATGCTGCTCTTCTACCTGATCGACCCGGTGAGCCGCCTCGTCGACGCCGTCACCCAGTACCAGGTGGGCTCCGCCGCCGTGGCCCGCATCGTGCAGGCGGAGCGGATGGAGACCGAGGAAGCGGCCGTCGTCGAGGACCAGGCCGATCGACCGGGGCGGGCGGCGGGGCGGCGGGCAGCAGTGGAGCGGCCCGCGTCCGTCCTCTTCCAGGACGTCACCTTCCGCTACCGCCCCGACCTCCCCCACGTCCACCACGGAGTGACCTTCGCCGTCCCCGGCCCCGGCATGACGGCCTTCGTCGGCCCGTCCGGCGCGGGCAAGACCACCGTCTTCGGGCTCGTGGAGCGCTTCTACGACGCGACGGGCGGCCGCGTCCTCGTCGACGGCCGGGACGTACAGGACTGGCCGCTCGCCGAACTGCGCGCGACCATCGGGTACGTCGAGCAGGACGCCCCCGTCCTCGCGGGCACCCTGCGCGAGAACCTGCTGTTCGCCGCGCCGGACGCCACCGACGCAGACATCCGCGACGTCCTCGTGCGAGCACGCCTCGACGGCCTCGTGGAGAAGCTGCCGGACGGACTGGAGACCGTGGTGGGCCACCGCGGCTCCAAGCTCTCCGGCGGTGAACGCCAGCGCGTGGCCATCGCCCGCGCCCTGCTGCGCAAGCCCCGGCTGCTGCTCCTCGACGAGGCGACGTCGCAGCTGGACGCCGTCAACGAGCTGGCGCTGCGCGACGTCGTCGCCGAGGTGTCGAAGACCGTGACGGTGCTCGTCGTCGCGCACCGCCTGTCGACGGTCACGCTGGCCGACCGGATCGTCGTCATGGACGCAGGGCGGGTCCGCGCGGTCGGCACGCACGACGAACTGGTGGAGAGGGATCCGCTGTACGGCGAGCTGGCGGCGACCCAGTTCCTGGCGACGTCGTGA
- a CDS encoding maleylpyruvate isomerase family mycothiol-dependent enzyme yields the protein MTDLTLDRYAAEIIAQTEQLTASVKGADLAAPVPTCAGWSLGDLLRHVGGAHRWAEEIVRTRATGPVPDDRVNDVSGDDRADAAALGAWLTEGAALFAGALREAGPHARVWTVAPGGTPVFWARRMTVESVVHRADAVGAVDGTYALDHDVALDALAEWLGFLELPQVYESVEAMRALLGPGRTIHFHVTDAAPGAEGDWRIDLTGEAPAVRRSTAADRTPEEAAATARGSAAALLLLMYRRDSLLEDKAEIVGDRELFDEWREGVSAWLRR from the coding sequence ATGACCGACTTGACCTTGGATCGCTACGCCGCCGAAATCATCGCCCAGACCGAGCAGTTGACCGCTTCGGTCAAGGGCGCCGACCTCGCCGCCCCGGTGCCGACCTGCGCCGGCTGGAGCCTCGGCGACCTGCTGCGGCACGTGGGCGGCGCGCACCGCTGGGCCGAGGAGATCGTCCGCACCCGGGCGACCGGCCCGGTCCCCGACGACCGGGTGAACGACGTCTCGGGCGACGACCGGGCGGACGCCGCCGCGCTCGGCGCCTGGCTGACCGAGGGCGCGGCCCTGTTCGCGGGCGCCCTCCGGGAGGCGGGACCGCACGCGCGGGTGTGGACGGTGGCGCCGGGCGGCACCCCGGTGTTCTGGGCGCGCCGGATGACCGTGGAGTCGGTGGTGCACCGCGCGGACGCGGTCGGGGCCGTCGACGGGACGTACGCCCTGGACCACGACGTCGCCCTCGACGCCCTGGCCGAATGGCTGGGCTTCCTCGAACTGCCGCAGGTCTACGAGTCCGTCGAGGCGATGCGCGCCCTGCTCGGCCCGGGCAGGACCATCCACTTCCACGTCACGGACGCGGCCCCCGGGGCGGAGGGCGACTGGAGAATCGACCTCACCGGCGAAGCGCCCGCCGTGCGGCGCTCCACAGCGGCGGACCGTACGCCCGAAGAAGCGGCCGCGACCGCGCGGGGTTCGGCGGCGGCACTGCTGCTGCTCATGTACCGGCGGGACTCCCTCCTGGAGGACAAGGCGGAGATCGTGGGGGACCGGGAGCTGTTCGATGAGTGGCGGGAGGGGGTCAGCGCCTGGCTCCGGAGGTGA
- a CDS encoding sigma-70 family RNA polymerase sigma factor produces the protein MSAQPAPRGARHRRPGRKLGPIAEGTKPAHRAWLEHLRGAYHDSGLTFIQLEKEANWPRSKISELLRAVGRYPRWQITRDLLVALRLPDPALADIRAQWVRAAQEADKRLNWIHKALAKERKNGLPGQRPPRDFLAFRDTHRTNYTAYAATFQRRAGEAKQSVSDVFYLLLILWPDAVASTRPEEYAWRLLRQTVMERAPRCDGHPALSEAAFDTRAQREAADPLAQVVRTFDLFDAIRRLPALHLDVIVLLHLRGLRDNDVADVLGVPCATVRAADRHAKRHLTANLRTITQEGHPGDLTDR, from the coding sequence GTGAGCGCACAGCCGGCCCCGAGAGGCGCCCGCCACCGGCGCCCCGGGCGCAAGCTGGGGCCCATCGCCGAGGGCACCAAGCCGGCCCACCGGGCCTGGCTCGAGCACCTGCGCGGCGCCTATCACGACAGTGGCCTGACGTTCATTCAGCTGGAGAAGGAGGCGAACTGGCCGCGCTCCAAGATCTCCGAGCTGCTGCGGGCCGTCGGCCGCTACCCCCGCTGGCAGATCACCCGGGACCTGCTCGTCGCCCTGCGCCTGCCCGACCCGGCGCTCGCGGACATCCGGGCCCAGTGGGTCCGCGCCGCCCAGGAGGCCGACAAGCGCCTCAACTGGATACACAAGGCCCTGGCCAAGGAGCGGAAGAACGGCCTGCCCGGCCAGCGTCCGCCCCGGGACTTCCTCGCCTTCAGGGACACCCACCGCACGAACTACACCGCGTACGCGGCCACGTTCCAGCGTCGGGCCGGCGAGGCGAAGCAGTCGGTGAGCGACGTGTTCTACCTGCTGCTGATCCTCTGGCCGGACGCCGTGGCCAGCACGCGGCCCGAGGAGTACGCGTGGCGGCTCCTGCGCCAGACGGTGATGGAGCGCGCCCCGCGCTGTGACGGCCATCCGGCGCTCTCCGAGGCCGCGTTCGACACCCGCGCCCAGCGCGAGGCCGCGGACCCGCTCGCCCAGGTCGTCAGGACCTTCGACCTCTTCGACGCGATCCGGCGGCTGCCCGCCCTGCACCTCGACGTCATCGTGCTGCTGCACCTGCGCGGGCTGCGGGACAACGACGTCGCGGACGTCCTCGGCGTCCCGTGCGCCACCGTCCGCGCGGCGGACCGCCACGCCAAACGCCATCTGACGGCAAATCTCCGCACCATCACCCAGGAGGGACACCCCGGTGACCTCACCGATCGATGA
- a CDS encoding S1 family peptidase → MKNTATYLKRAVAVGAVTLAAVSLNPANSWAVPADGPGGDGPRTRVVGGTPAEQGEFPFMVRLSMGCGGSLLEQDVVLTAAHCVDGSSDNPDITATGGVVDLQSPDAVTVKATKVIQAPGYNGTGKDWAVIKLEKAIDQPTLPIAENDSFDKGDFTIAGWGADKEGGNQQRHLLKAQVPFVDDATCKGAYSNLVENEELCAGKMDTGGVDTCQGDSGGPMFRKDDNDKLVQVGIVSWGEGCARPTKPGVYTQVSHFAADIKKAAGELG, encoded by the coding sequence TTGAAGAACACGGCCACGTACCTCAAGAGGGCTGTCGCCGTCGGCGCCGTCACCCTCGCCGCCGTCAGCCTGAACCCCGCCAACTCCTGGGCTGTGCCCGCTGACGGGCCCGGCGGCGACGGGCCCCGCACCAGGGTTGTCGGCGGCACCCCGGCCGAGCAGGGTGAATTCCCGTTCATGGTCCGGCTTTCGATGGGCTGTGGCGGCTCGCTCCTCGAGCAGGACGTCGTGCTCACGGCGGCCCACTGCGTCGACGGCAGCAGCGACAACCCCGACATCACCGCCACCGGCGGTGTCGTGGACCTGCAGTCGCCGGATGCCGTCACGGTCAAGGCCACCAAGGTCATCCAGGCGCCCGGCTACAACGGCACGGGCAAGGACTGGGCGGTCATCAAGCTGGAGAAGGCCATCGACCAGCCGACGCTGCCGATAGCCGAGAACGACTCGTTCGACAAGGGCGACTTCACCATCGCCGGCTGGGGCGCCGACAAGGAGGGCGGCAACCAGCAGCGCCACCTCCTCAAGGCCCAGGTGCCGTTCGTGGACGACGCGACCTGCAAGGGCGCCTACTCCAACCTGGTCGAGAACGAGGAGCTGTGCGCCGGAAAGATGGACACCGGCGGCGTCGACACCTGTCAGGGCGACTCCGGCGGCCCCATGTTCCGCAAGGACGACAACGACAAGCTGGTCCAGGTCGGCATCGTGAGCTGGGGCGAGGGCTGCGCCCGTCCGACCAAGCCGGGCGTCTACACCCAGGTGAGTCACTTCGCGGCCGACATCAAGAAGGCGGCGGGCGAGCTGGGCTGA